A region from the Anaerobacillus sp. CMMVII genome encodes:
- the hrcA gene encoding heat-inducible transcriptional repressor HrcA, whose translation MLTERQLLILKAIVDDYIRSAEPVGSRSVSKREDISYSPATIRNEMADLEELGFLEKPHSSAGRIPSQKGYRYYVDQLLSPEEIDKPEFVDVKSLFVQKIQEVEQVIEQSAQILSNLTSYTSIALGPEVFETKLQHLQIIPLSKDTGVAIIVTDTGHVEKQSIKIPEGMELSDIEIMVNILNERLKGVSMLELRGKIFSEVGDVLKMHITNYKDMLKMVEQSLKQEKNDKIFFGGKTNIFSQPEFRDVDKVKQIVEMFEEKQLIHQIFRSENSGITVKIGQENKLQAIDQCSVITATYTVDGKHLGTIGILGPTRMEYRRVISVLDYLSKGMTNTLTSLYQRNK comes from the coding sequence ATGTTAACAGAGCGACAATTATTGATACTAAAAGCTATTGTTGATGATTACATTCGTTCCGCTGAACCAGTTGGTTCTAGAAGTGTGTCTAAAAGAGAAGACATCTCGTATAGCCCTGCTACCATCAGAAATGAGATGGCAGATTTAGAAGAACTCGGTTTTCTTGAAAAGCCACACAGTTCTGCTGGTAGAATACCTTCGCAAAAAGGCTATCGCTACTATGTAGATCAATTATTATCACCAGAAGAAATAGATAAGCCAGAGTTTGTTGACGTTAAATCTTTGTTCGTCCAAAAAATCCAGGAAGTTGAGCAAGTGATTGAACAATCAGCCCAAATTTTATCTAATTTGACGAGCTACACTTCAATTGCCTTGGGACCTGAAGTTTTTGAAACGAAGTTGCAGCATTTGCAAATCATTCCACTTTCAAAAGATACGGGAGTTGCCATTATCGTTACTGATACTGGTCATGTTGAGAAACAGTCCATCAAAATTCCTGAGGGAATGGAGTTATCAGATATTGAAATAATGGTGAACATTTTAAATGAGCGCCTTAAGGGAGTTTCAATGCTGGAGCTGAGAGGGAAGATCTTTTCTGAGGTTGGGGACGTGCTTAAAATGCACATCACGAACTATAAAGATATGCTGAAAATGGTTGAGCAATCGTTGAAACAAGAAAAGAATGACAAAATCTTTTTTGGTGGAAAAACAAACATCTTCTCTCAGCCGGAGTTTCGAGACGTTGATAAAGTTAAGCAAATAGTAGAGATGTTTGAAGAAAAGCAACTAATTCATCAAATATTTAGATCTGAAAACTCTGGGATTACAGTGAAAATAGGCCAAGAAAATAAACTACAGGCCATTGATCAGTGTAGTGTGATAACTGCGACTTATACTGTTGATGGAAAGCACTTAGGGACGATTGGAATTCTTGGACCAACCAGAATGGAATATCGGCGTGTGATTAGTGTCTTAGATTACCTATCTAAAGGTATGACAAATACATTAACTAGTTTGTATCAAAGGAATAAGTAA
- the grpE gene encoding nucleotide exchange factor GrpE, translated as MDQAKQQTQEEQTDVQAEVVENDVVKAEQLDTEDATQELLTEEEKQIQALQAEVKELNNRLLRSQADYDNFRRRTRQDMEAATKFRAQSLIEDLIPAIDNFDRALAVKVESDDAKSLLQGMEMVYRQLTDALKTEGLQVIDAVGQSFDPHYHQAVMQVESDEFEPNQVVEELQKGYKLKDRVIRPSMVKVSQ; from the coding sequence TTGGATCAAGCAAAACAACAAACACAAGAAGAACAAACAGATGTTCAAGCTGAAGTAGTTGAAAATGATGTTGTTAAGGCAGAACAACTAGATACAGAAGATGCAACTCAAGAACTTTTAACAGAAGAAGAAAAGCAAATTCAAGCACTTCAAGCGGAAGTGAAAGAATTGAATAATCGCCTTCTACGTTCGCAAGCGGATTACGATAATTTCCGTCGCAGAACTAGGCAAGATATGGAGGCGGCTACTAAATTTAGGGCACAAAGCCTTATAGAAGACTTAATCCCAGCCATCGATAACTTTGATCGTGCTTTAGCGGTAAAGGTAGAAAGTGATGATGCAAAAAGCTTGTTACAAGGAATGGAAATGGTTTATCGCCAACTTACTGATGCATTAAAAACTGAAGGCTTACAAGTAATTGATGCAGTTGGACAAAGTTTTGACCCACACTACCATCAAGCTGTTATGCAGGTCGAAAGTGACGAGTTTGAACCAAATCAGGTAGTTGAGGAACTTCAAAAAGGCTACAAATTAAAAGACCGTGTCATTCGACCGTCAATGGTTAAGGTTAGTCAATAA
- the dnaK gene encoding molecular chaperone DnaK: protein MSKVIGIDLGTTNSCVAVMEGGEATVIPNPEGNRTTPSVVAFKNGERLVGEVAKRQAITNPNTIQSIKRYIGTDHKVEVEGKQYTPQEISAIILQKLKEDAEAYLGEKVTKAVITVPAYFNDSQRQATKDAGKIAGLEVERIVNEPTAAALAYGLEKQEEQTILVYDLGGGTFDVSILELGEGFFEVRATSGDNKLGGDDFDQVIIDHLVAEFKKENSIDLAQDKMALQRLKDAAEKAKKDLSGVTSTQISLPFITADATGPKHLELTLTRAKFEELSSNLVERTMGPTRQALKDAGMTPSDIHKVVLVGGSTRIPAVQEAIKKLTGKDPHKGVNPDEVVALGAAVQAGVLTGEVKDVVLLDVTPLSLGIETMGGVFTKLIDRNTTIPTSKSQVFSTASDNQPSVDIHVLQGERQMAADNKTLGRFQLSDIPPAPRGIPQIEVTFDIDANGIVNVKAKDLGTNKEQSITITSSSGLTDDEIEKMVKDAEANAEADKKRREEVDLRNEADHLVFTTEKTLKDLEGKVDEAEVAKANEAKEKVKTALTGTDIEAIKTAKDELQELVQALSVKLYEQAAQAAQAAQGGEDAQAGETKADDNVVDAEYEEVKEDKK from the coding sequence ATGAGTAAAGTTATAGGTATTGATTTAGGTACAACAAATTCATGTGTAGCTGTAATGGAAGGTGGGGAAGCAACAGTTATCCCTAATCCAGAAGGAAATCGTACAACTCCATCAGTTGTTGCATTTAAAAATGGTGAGCGTTTAGTTGGTGAAGTTGCCAAGCGTCAAGCAATTACGAACCCAAATACGATCCAATCTATCAAACGTTATATTGGTACTGACCATAAAGTAGAAGTAGAAGGTAAACAATATACTCCACAAGAAATTTCAGCAATCATTCTGCAAAAACTTAAGGAAGATGCAGAAGCATATCTTGGTGAAAAAGTAACAAAGGCTGTTATTACTGTACCTGCATACTTCAATGACTCTCAACGTCAAGCAACAAAAGATGCTGGTAAAATTGCTGGTTTAGAAGTTGAGCGTATCGTCAATGAGCCAACTGCAGCTGCTCTAGCCTATGGTCTTGAAAAGCAAGAAGAGCAAACAATTCTTGTATATGATCTTGGTGGAGGTACGTTTGACGTATCGATCCTTGAATTAGGAGAAGGTTTCTTCGAAGTTAGAGCAACATCAGGAGACAATAAGCTTGGTGGAGATGACTTTGACCAAGTAATTATTGACCACTTAGTAGCTGAATTCAAGAAAGAAAATTCGATCGATTTAGCTCAAGATAAAATGGCATTACAACGTTTAAAAGATGCTGCAGAAAAAGCAAAGAAAGATTTATCAGGTGTAACATCAACGCAGATTTCTCTACCGTTTATTACGGCTGACGCTACAGGACCTAAGCACTTAGAGTTGACATTAACTCGTGCGAAGTTTGAAGAACTTTCAAGCAACCTTGTAGAACGTACGATGGGACCTACTCGTCAAGCTTTGAAAGATGCTGGAATGACACCAAGTGACATTCACAAAGTTGTTCTTGTTGGTGGATCTACACGTATTCCTGCTGTACAAGAAGCAATCAAAAAGTTAACTGGGAAAGACCCTCATAAAGGCGTAAACCCTGATGAAGTAGTTGCGTTAGGGGCAGCTGTTCAAGCAGGTGTTTTGACTGGTGAAGTTAAAGATGTTGTTTTACTAGACGTAACTCCGCTATCTCTTGGTATTGAAACAATGGGGGGCGTATTTACAAAACTGATTGATCGTAACACAACAATTCCAACTAGTAAGTCACAAGTATTCTCGACTGCTAGTGATAATCAACCTTCTGTTGATATTCACGTACTTCAAGGTGAGCGTCAAATGGCTGCTGATAACAAAACATTAGGTAGATTCCAGTTATCGGATATTCCACCAGCACCACGTGGTATCCCACAAATTGAAGTTACATTTGATATCGATGCAAACGGAATTGTGAATGTTAAGGCAAAAGACCTTGGAACTAATAAAGAACAATCAATTACAATTACATCTTCTTCAGGTTTAACTGATGATGAAATTGAAAAAATGGTGAAAGATGCGGAAGCAAATGCTGAAGCGGATAAGAAGCGTCGTGAAGAAGTAGATCTTCGCAATGAAGCAGATCATTTAGTCTTTACAACAGAGAAGACTTTAAAAGACCTTGAAGGTAAAGTTGATGAAGCTGAAGTAGCAAAAGCTAATGAAGCAAAAGAAAAGGTTAAAACTGCTTTAACTGGAACTGATATCGAAGCAATTAAAACGGCTAAAGATGAACTTCAAGAATTAGTTCAAGCTCTATCTGTTAAGCTTTACGAACAAGCAGCACAAGCGGCTCAAGCAGCACAAGGCGGGGAAGACGCTCAAGCTGGGGAAACAAAAGCAGACGACAATGTTGTTGATGCAGAGTATGAAGAAGTAAAGGAAGATAAGAAATAA
- the dnaJ gene encoding molecular chaperone DnaJ, with amino-acid sequence MSKRDFYDVLGVDKNASAEEIKKSYRKLARQYHPDVNKEADAESKFKEVKEAYDTLNDPQKKAHYDQFGHTDPNQGFGGGDFGGGFGDIFDMFFGGGASRRNPNAPRQGADLQYTMTLEFKEAVFGKETDIEIPKEETCDTCFGSGAKPGTKPETCSHCNGSGQLNVEQNTPFGRVVNRRVCNHCDGTGKFIKDKCKTCAGKGKVRKRKKIHVKIPAGIDSGQQIRLSGQGEAGVNGGPPGDLYVVFNVKPHEFFERDGDDLYCEMPITFVQATLGDEVEVPTLQGKIKLKIPAGTQTGTNFRLRGKGIPNVRGYGQGDQHIKVRVITPKNLTEKQKDLLREFGELTGNQAQDEQNENFFSKVKRAFKSFND; translated from the coding sequence ATGAGTAAACGAGACTTTTATGATGTGTTAGGGGTCGACAAAAACGCATCTGCAGAAGAAATTAAAAAATCATACCGGAAATTAGCTCGTCAATACCATCCAGACGTAAATAAAGAAGCGGATGCTGAGAGTAAGTTTAAGGAAGTAAAAGAAGCTTATGATACGCTAAATGATCCGCAAAAGAAGGCTCATTATGATCAATTTGGTCATACTGATCCAAATCAAGGTTTTGGTGGCGGTGACTTCGGCGGTGGTTTTGGTGATATATTTGATATGTTCTTTGGCGGTGGTGCTTCAAGAAGAAATCCGAATGCACCAAGGCAAGGAGCAGATTTGCAATATACGATGACTTTAGAGTTTAAAGAAGCTGTTTTTGGGAAAGAAACAGATATCGAAATTCCTAAAGAAGAAACGTGTGATACATGTTTTGGAAGTGGTGCTAAGCCTGGTACAAAACCAGAAACATGTTCTCATTGTAATGGCTCAGGGCAATTAAATGTTGAACAAAACACACCATTTGGACGTGTTGTAAATAGACGTGTTTGTAACCATTGTGATGGTACTGGGAAATTTATTAAAGACAAATGTAAAACTTGTGCAGGAAAAGGTAAAGTCCGTAAACGAAAAAAAATCCACGTTAAGATTCCTGCTGGAATTGACAGTGGTCAACAAATTCGTTTATCTGGCCAAGGAGAAGCAGGGGTAAATGGAGGTCCTCCAGGTGATCTATATGTTGTCTTCAATGTGAAACCACATGAGTTTTTCGAGCGTGATGGAGATGATCTATACTGTGAAATGCCAATTACCTTTGTTCAAGCAACATTAGGTGATGAGGTTGAAGTTCCTACATTACAAGGCAAAATTAAATTGAAAATACCTGCTGGTACACAAACAGGAACGAATTTTAGGCTTAGAGGAAAAGGAATTCCAAATGTACGTGGGTATGGCCAAGGTGATCAACATATCAAGGTTCGAGTTATCACACCAAAGAATCTAACAGAAAAGCAAAAAGACTTGCTTAGAGAATTTGGAGAATTAACAGGAAATCAAGCTCAAGATGAACAAAATGAAAACTTTTTCTCAAAAGTTAAGCGTGCGTTTAAGAGCTTTAATGATTAA
- the prmA gene encoding 50S ribosomal protein L11 methyltransferase has protein sequence MKWSELSIHTTQEAVEPVCNILHEAGASGVVIEDPEDLVKEREDHFGEIYQLSPNDYPEEGVIIKAYLQVNSFLGETVDGIKDAINGLLIYGIDIGHNTVKISEVNEEEWATAWKKYYKPVKISKYITITPTWEEYIPQSEDECIIELDPGMAFGTGTHPTTVLCIQAIEKKITANDHVIDVGTGTGVLSIAAAKLGAEKVLALDLDEVAVQSATINVKLNKVQDTVTVKQNNLLEQVTGEVDVVVANILAEVILRFIDDARRILKNDGTFITSGIIRNKRQEVEHALLENGFIIEETLEMDDWIAFIAKNNK, from the coding sequence ATGAAATGGTCAGAATTAAGTATTCATACAACACAAGAGGCTGTTGAACCTGTATGTAACATCTTACATGAAGCAGGTGCTAGTGGGGTAGTAATTGAAGATCCTGAAGACCTTGTGAAGGAACGGGAAGATCATTTTGGTGAAATCTATCAGCTATCTCCTAACGATTATCCTGAAGAAGGAGTTATCATTAAAGCTTACCTTCAAGTGAATAGTTTTCTAGGTGAAACTGTTGACGGCATTAAAGATGCCATCAACGGTTTGCTCATTTATGGAATTGATATTGGTCATAACACAGTTAAAATAAGTGAAGTAAATGAAGAAGAGTGGGCGACTGCATGGAAGAAATACTATAAGCCTGTAAAAATCTCTAAGTACATTACGATTACTCCAACTTGGGAAGAGTATATTCCACAGAGTGAGGACGAATGCATTATTGAACTTGATCCTGGGATGGCCTTTGGAACTGGGACACATCCAACCACAGTACTCTGCATCCAGGCAATTGAAAAGAAGATTACTGCTAACGATCATGTCATTGATGTCGGAACTGGTACCGGCGTTTTAAGCATTGCGGCGGCAAAATTAGGAGCAGAAAAAGTCCTAGCGCTTGATTTAGACGAGGTTGCCGTGCAAAGTGCTACAATAAACGTGAAGCTTAATAAAGTTCAAGATACTGTTACTGTAAAACAAAATAATTTACTTGAACAAGTGACAGGAGAGGTCGATGTAGTAGTCGCAAATATTTTAGCCGAAGTAATCTTGCGCTTTATTGATGATGCTAGAAGGATCCTTAAAAATGATGGCACATTTATCACATCCGGCATTATTAGAAATAAAAGACAGGAAGTTGAACATGCGCTATTAGAAAACGGCTTTATTATTGAGGAAACACTTGAAATGGATGATTGGATCGCCTTTATTGCAAAGAACAACAAATAA
- a CDS encoding 16S rRNA (uracil(1498)-N(3))-methyltransferase, producing the protein MQRYFVANNQLNDLNFSISGEDVKHITKVMRMDQGDQLICINEDGLVALCEIVTTSNHAVSGTVVKVLTEQTELPVKVTVAQGLPKGDKLELIVQKGTELGAHAFLPFGAHRSIVKWDDKKAEKKLERLGKIAKEAAEQSYRNVIPKVLNSLSFKQLVKESVHYDIKIVAFEEQAKQGEKTNLVTTLQKTKAGDSILVVIGPEGGLTGEEVTELEKVGFIPCSFGPRILRTETAAMYFLSAVSYHFEMLR; encoded by the coding sequence GTGCAAAGGTATTTTGTAGCAAATAATCAGCTAAATGACTTAAATTTTTCGATTAGTGGCGAAGACGTGAAGCACATAACTAAGGTCATGAGAATGGACCAAGGAGATCAACTGATTTGCATTAATGAAGATGGTCTCGTAGCCTTATGTGAAATTGTCACTACCTCCAATCATGCAGTCAGTGGCACTGTCGTTAAAGTGTTAACTGAACAAACGGAACTTCCGGTAAAAGTTACCGTTGCACAAGGGCTTCCTAAAGGTGATAAACTAGAGTTAATTGTCCAAAAAGGAACAGAGCTTGGAGCACATGCTTTTTTGCCTTTCGGAGCTCATCGTTCTATTGTAAAGTGGGACGATAAAAAAGCTGAAAAAAAATTAGAACGCCTCGGAAAAATTGCGAAAGAGGCTGCTGAGCAATCGTACCGAAACGTCATTCCTAAGGTATTGAATAGCTTATCTTTTAAACAGCTTGTTAAAGAAAGTGTACACTATGACATTAAAATAGTTGCATTCGAAGAACAAGCGAAGCAAGGTGAAAAAACAAATTTAGTTACAACTCTTCAAAAGACCAAAGCTGGAGACTCTATCTTAGTAGTGATTGGACCTGAAGGTGGCTTAACGGGTGAAGAGGTAACAGAACTAGAAAAGGTAGGCTTTATTCCCTGCTCTTTTGGACCAAGAATTTTACGAACGGAAACTGCTGCAATGTATTTTTTAAGTGCAGTTTCATATCATTTTGAGATGTTGAGGTGA
- the mtaB gene encoding tRNA (N(6)-L-threonylcarbamoyladenosine(37)-C(2))-methylthiotransferase MtaB yields MPSVAFHTLGCKVNHYETEAIWQLFQQNGYEKKDFETIADVYVINTCTVTNTGDKKSRQVIRRAVRRNPDAVICVTGCYAQTSPAEIMNIPGVDIVVGTQDRTRMLEYIEQYNLERQPINAVGNIMKARVYEELDVPAFTDRTRASLKIQEGCNNFCTFCIIPWARGLMRSRDPKDVIKQATQLVAAGYKEIVLTGIHTGGYGEDMKDYSLAKLLKELESVKGLKRIRISSIEASQISDEVIQVINDSEKIVRHLHIPLQSGSDTVLKRMRRKYTMEFFAERLDRLKEALPGLAVTSDVIVGFPGETAEEYQETFDFIAKHKFSELHVFPYSKRTGTPAARMEDQVDEEVKNERVHKLIELSNQLAKEYASQFEGEVLEVIPEDRDDQESGYFIGYTDNYLKVKFAASEDMIGKLVKVKIAKAGYPVNYGEFVRVIEDELHEIEVNS; encoded by the coding sequence ATGCCGTCAGTTGCATTTCATACGTTAGGGTGTAAAGTTAACCATTATGAAACAGAAGCAATTTGGCAATTATTCCAACAAAATGGCTATGAGAAGAAAGATTTTGAAACAATAGCCGATGTTTATGTGATAAATACATGTACTGTAACAAATACAGGTGACAAAAAAAGTAGACAAGTAATTCGTAGGGCTGTTCGTAGAAATCCTGATGCAGTTATTTGTGTGACAGGTTGTTATGCCCAAACGTCTCCTGCCGAAATTATGAATATTCCTGGTGTTGATATCGTTGTTGGTACACAAGATCGTACGCGAATGCTTGAATACATTGAACAGTATAATCTTGAACGTCAGCCTATTAATGCAGTTGGTAATATTATGAAGGCTAGGGTTTATGAGGAGCTAGACGTACCAGCTTTTACAGATCGTACTCGTGCCTCTTTGAAGATACAAGAAGGATGTAATAACTTCTGTACGTTTTGCATCATTCCATGGGCTAGAGGTTTAATGCGCTCGCGTGACCCTAAAGATGTTATTAAACAAGCTACACAACTTGTTGCTGCTGGCTATAAGGAAATTGTTCTTACAGGTATTCATACAGGTGGGTATGGTGAGGACATGAAGGATTATAGTTTAGCCAAGCTTCTAAAAGAGTTAGAATCTGTTAAAGGCTTAAAGAGAATACGAATTTCGTCGATTGAAGCAAGCCAAATTTCCGATGAAGTTATTCAGGTAATCAATGACTCTGAAAAAATTGTTCGCCATTTGCATATTCCGCTTCAATCTGGCTCTGATACAGTTTTGAAGAGAATGCGTCGTAAGTATACAATGGAATTCTTTGCTGAACGTCTTGATCGTTTGAAAGAAGCTTTACCAGGTCTTGCTGTGACTAGTGATGTAATCGTCGGTTTTCCAGGGGAAACTGCTGAAGAGTACCAGGAAACGTTTGATTTTATTGCAAAACATAAGTTTTCAGAGTTACATGTTTTCCCTTATTCGAAACGAACAGGTACCCCTGCAGCCAGAATGGAAGACCAGGTTGATGAGGAAGTAAAAAATGAAAGAGTTCATAAGTTAATTGAGCTATCTAACCAATTGGCTAAAGAATACGCTTCACAGTTCGAAGGAGAAGTACTAGAGGTTATTCCTGAGGATCGTGATGATCAAGAAAGTGGTTATTTTATTGGATACACGGATAATTATTTAAAAGTGAAATTTGCTGCTTCAGAAGATATGATTGGAAAGCTAGTGAAAGTTAAAATTGCTAAAGCGGGTTATCCTGTTAATTATGGTGAATTTGTCCGGGTAATTGAAGATGAGTTGCATGAAATAGAAGTAAATAGTTAA
- the deoC gene encoding deoxyribose-phosphate aldolase has product MSEHLARMIDHTLLKANATEAEIITLANEAKEYNFASVCVNPTWVHKTAEILQGTEVKVCTVIGFPLGATTSAVKAFETKNAIENGATEVDMVINISALKDKNYELVEQDIRAVVEAAKGKALTKVIIETSLLSDEEKVQACELAVKAGTDFVKTSTGFSTGGATVADIALMRKTVGPDIGVKASGGVRDRETALAMVEAGATRIGASAGISIVKGEKSDATY; this is encoded by the coding sequence ATGAGTGAACATTTAGCGCGTATGATCGATCATACTCTACTAAAAGCAAATGCAACAGAGGCAGAAATCATTACATTAGCAAACGAAGCAAAGGAATATAATTTTGCTTCTGTATGTGTTAATCCAACATGGGTACATAAAACAGCGGAAATTCTTCAAGGAACGGAAGTAAAGGTTTGTACCGTTATTGGTTTTCCATTAGGTGCAACAACTTCAGCAGTTAAGGCGTTCGAAACAAAAAATGCCATTGAAAATGGGGCTACTGAAGTTGATATGGTAATTAATATAAGTGCACTAAAAGATAAGAATTATGAGTTAGTTGAGCAGGATATCCGTGCTGTAGTTGAAGCTGCCAAAGGGAAAGCACTAACAAAAGTAATTATTGAAACATCCTTATTATCTGATGAAGAAAAAGTTCAGGCATGCGAACTAGCTGTGAAGGCTGGAACAGATTTTGTTAAGACTTCTACAGGATTTTCTACTGGTGGGGCTACTGTGGCAGACATTGCCTTAATGAGAAAAACAGTCGGTCCTGACATCGGTGTAAAAGCATCAGGAGGCGTTCGTGACCGGGAAACTGCACTCGCAATGGTAGAAGCAGGTGCAACCCGAATTGGGGCTAGCGCAGGGATATCTATCGTTAAAGGTGAAAAATCAGACGCAACCTACTAA